TACCAATACGGATTCAATTATAATTTGACTAAATCTTTAAAAGTAAATTATACCGCTGCCACCCACAACATCGTCAGAAGTTATTTGAATGAGGATAATATTCCGGATAACAGCTACACACTTTGGACCGATTTCTGGAATATTGGTACACCAAATCAACACAACCAACAAATCGTGGTGAATTATGATTTACCAATCAATAAGATTCCGGCCTTAGCTTTTGTGAAATCAAGTTATACTTATACGGGAGATTATAATTGGCAAAGTGCCTCGTTGCAGTTGAGAACCATTGAGTCAACGGATGGAACCAAATACAATTTAGGAAACACTATTCAGAATTCAAGCTCTCACAAGTTGAATGCTACGTTCAACATGGAGACTTTCTATAAGTATGTCGGATTAGGTAAAAAACCAAAAGCGGCTCCGGCAAAACCGGCAGCTTTACCAAAACCGGGCGAAAAAATTACCACTGCTAAAACACAACCGGCAGCTTCTTCAAATGTCTTCCTTGATGGATTAAAAGGCGTGTTGACCAGTGTTAAAAATATTCAGGTTAATTATACCCAAAACGAAGGAACGGTACTGCCGGGATTCCTTCCGGGCTTAGGCTTCTTCGGTTCTACTAAACCGTCTTTAGGATTTGTATTCGGAGCTCAGGACGACGTTCGTTATGAAGCGGCTAAAAGAGGCTGGTTGACGACTTACCCGAATTTTAACCAAAACTACACACAGGTAGTTACCAAAACGCTCGATTTTACAGCCAATATGGATTTATTCCCGGACTTTAAAATTGATTTTACAGCCAACAGAACGTATGCCGATAGTTATTCGGAACAATATGATGTTGACCCAATCACCAGTAGATACAATTCGAGATCACCTTATACAACTGGAAACTTCGCGATATCTACTGTGATGTTGAAATCTTCTTTTAAACGAAGTGATGAAAACGGATCTTCGACTTTTGATGAGTTCAGAAACAACCGAATCATTGTTGCCAACCGATTGGCCACTCAATATTATGGAGGCTCAGGTTTCCCTACGGATGCTGAGGGCTATCCTGTAGGATTTGGTAAAAACAGTCAAGCGGTATTAATTCCGTCCTTATTAGCCGCTTATACCGGAATGGGTGTTGGTATGCTTGATGGTACCGGTTTCAAATTTGATGAGGCCACAAGCACAAGAGCCAAAAGCATTTCGTTGGATGCCTTCCGTAACATTCCCGTTCCAAACTGGACAATCAAGTACAGCGGATTGATGCGTTACAAATTCTTTAAAGATACCTTCAAACGTTTCTCTATTCAGCACGCTTACCGCGCGTCGTATACCATTAACTCTTTCCGTTCTAATTTTGATTATGACAAAAATCCGGGCGGCATTGATCCGAATACCGGAAATGTGTACAACAAAATTATCATCGGTAACATCAACTTAGTGGAGCAATTCAATCCGTTAATCCGTTTTGATTTTGAAATGAAAAACTCGTTCAAGTTCTTGGCCGAAATGAAAAAAGACCGAAGCTTATCGATGAGTTTTGACAATAACTTGCTGACCGAAGTACAAGGTAAAGAATTTATAGTAGGATTAGGCTATCGCTTTAAAGACGTAATCTTCTCTTCAAAATTGGCTGACAATCCAACCGGAATTATCAAAAGTGATTTGAATGTTAAAATTGATTTCTCCCTACGAAATAATAAAACCATTGTAAGGTATTTGGATTATAACAACAATCAATTGGGTGGCGGACAAAACATTTGGTCAGCCAAATTAACAGCGGATTATTCGTTGAGTAAAAACCTAACGGCTATTTTCTTCTACGACCATTCGTTCTCAAAACCGGTTATTTCAACATCATTCCCGTTAACCAACATCCGAACCGGATTTACTATGCGATATAATTTTGGAAATTAACTAAAGTTTTGACCCAATCTTTTTAATAATCTGTATAGAAATTATACTTTTGGAGAAAATTAATAAACAACAAACTAATGAACATACCAAGTAATTTAAAGTATACCAAAGATCACGAATGGGTTTCAATTGAAGGCGATATTGCCACTGTAGGGATTACTGATTTTGCCCAAAAAGAATTAGGCGATATCGTATATGTAGAAGTAGAAACCTTAGATCAAACTTTGGATAAAGACGAAGTTTTCGGAACCGTAGAAGCCGTAAAAACAGTATCCGATTTATTCTTGCCGTTATCAGGTGAAATTATCGAATTCAACGACGATTTAGAAAGAACCCCGGAAGAGGTGAACGCTGACCCTTACGGAAAAGGGTGGATGATTAAAGTAAAAATTGCCAACACCGCTGAGATTGACGAATTGCTTTCTAGTGATGCCTACAAACAACTTATTGGTGCTTAAAAAACACTTTACGGTTTGGCTTTAGGTTGGACTGTTTTGATTGCTGTTTTGTGTTTAATTAAGTTCGGTAAATTACCGGCCATTCCTGTTAAAGAAGCCGATAAATACGTTCATTTTACCTTTCATTTTGTTTTTACCCTGCTTTGGGGAAATTATGTTTGGCTAAAAAATAAATCAACCGAACTCAAACTTATTGTAAAAGTGTTTATCGTTTCCTTGTTATATGGAATACTTATAGAGTTTTTACAAGAAACACTAACCACAACCCGCCATGCCGACATCTATGATGTAATGGCCAATGCAACCGGAGCAGCCACAGCAATAGGATTCTTCCTTTTGCTGAAAAAACTAAAACAATCTCCACAATAGTTACTAAAAAATGTCCCGATTTTAATCGGGATTTTTTTTTACTTTTATAGCATGAATATAAAGCAATACCTCGACTCCACTTATCTGAAAACAGCCGAACAAAGCGGTTTGTCAGAAGCTGATAATACTTCTATTGTAAAAGGCTTTATTCAAGAAGCCATTGATGAAGGTTTTAAACTAATCATGATACGGCCCGACAAAGTAAAGTTGGCCAAAGAAATGATCACCAAAGCCAAGTCAAAAGTCCTTATAGGAACGGTTATTTCCTTTCCAGAAGGAACCAATTCTCTTGATGAAAAACTGGACGAAGCATTTCAAGCCATTGAAGATGGAGCCGATGAATTGGATTTTGTCTGCAATTATGAAGCTTTTAAAAAAGGCGATATTGAGTTGGTAAAACAAGAAATTTACAGCGGAACTCGCTTGGCCTTTGATAACCATAAAGTAGTCAAATGGATTATTGAAGTAGCTGCTTTGACCGATGCCCAAATCATACAGTTTTCGGCCTTGATAAAAAATGTAATCATCACCAATTTCAAAGAGGATTGTTTTCCTAATGTATTCGTTAAATCTTCCACCGGATTTTTTAAAACCGAAAACGGATTGCCCAACGGAGCTACATTTCCATCAGTCATTATGATGCTCGAAAATGCTTCACCACTTCCGGTGAAAGCAGCCGGCGGAGTCAGAACCTATGAAGAAGCGGAGGAAATGATTCGCTTAGGGGTTAAACGAATTGGTACTTCGGCAGCCAAAACTATTGCTAACGGCGAAACCGCTACCGGCAGTTATTAATTTAGTCTTTCCAAAAATGAAAAAAATAGTATCCTTTTTATTGCTGTTGTTTGTTGTATTTAGTTCCAAGGCGCAGGTTTTAAAAGAAATAGAAAAAGTCCCGGTATTTCCGTCTTGCGAAGGATTGCAACAACACGCACTCGAAACTTGTTTTCATAACGAGGTGCAGGATTTTGTATACAACAATTTTAAAGTGCCTGATAATTTGAAGCAAAGCAATTATAAAGGCAGCGTTATAGTGCTTTTTGAAGTAACCGATTCCGGAAATTTTAAAGTGATTTATGTTGATGCCATTGATGAAGCTTTAGTGGCTGAAAGCAAAAGAGTGTTTGGCAAACTTCCCAAAATAAAACCGGCCACCTATAACGGTAATGCCACGTATGCTAAGTATACCATTAAAATTGCTATTCCGTTACAAAGCGTAGCCGAGATGCAGGCCCAAAAAGAAGCAGAAGAACAAGCAGAAAAAGCATCCATGGAGTACAAACCAAATGATAAGCAACTATCAGAATTGGACAATGTACACTATAAAAAGTTCAACAATCCACAGTTGGAGAGCCATTTGAACATTCCGTTTTCGCATAGTTATTATGCCCAATTTGATGACGAAATGAATCAACTTGGAGCTAACAATCATACTGCTTCCAAGCCTTATGCTTATGCCGATGTTGCAAAATATTATAACCTCAAAGAAGAAAATCAAAAACTGGCCAAAAACAAACAAGGCTGGTGGGGCAGAAAACTTTGGAATGAAAATTTAGTCGAAATTCAAGGCGACGATTATTGGTTTACACTAAATCCGATTGTTGATTTGCAATTTGGGAAAAGCGATCCCAGCGAAGCCAAATATACCTACATCAATACCCGTGGAATTCAGTTTAACGGAGGTTTAGGAAAAGAATTGAACTTCACCACAACCATTTATGAAAGTCAAGGACGTTTTGCCGATTACTTTAATCGCTATGCCGAATCTATAGCACCCGATGGAGGTAATCCGGCGATTATTCCCGGGATTGGAATTGCTAAAGATTTCAAATCAGACGCCTATGATTTTCCAATGGCTGAAGCCAATTTAGCTTATACACCAAGTAAATTCATCAATATGAATTTGGGATATGGCAAGAACTTTATTGGTGACGGTTATCGTTCTTTACTACTTGGAGATGGGGCCAGCCCGTATCCTTATTTTAAATTGAACACCACTTTTTGGAAGATAAAATACACCAATATTTATACTTGGCTTAAAGATGTTCGCCCCGATGTGACGGTGGACCGAACTTATGCTACCAAGTTTGCGGCAAGTCATTATTTGAGTTTGAATGTAACCAATCGTTGGAACTTAGGTTTCTTTGAGTCTGTGATTTGGACCAACAAAAACAATCGTGGCTTTGACATGAGTTTTGTCAATCCCATTATTTTCTATCGTTCGGTAGAGTTTGAATCTTCGGCCCGAACCGGAAATGCTATGTTGGGATTAACTACCAAATTCAAGTTCAGCAATCAGGTGAATTTTTACGGACAGTTCCTGCTCGATGAGTTTTCGTTAAGCGATATGAAAGCCGGTAAAAAAAGCTGGAAAAACAAATACGGCTACCAATTGGGAGTTAAATACTATAACGCTTTTCATATCAAAAATCTATTGTTACAGGCTGAATACAATCATGTACGTCCTTATGTTTATGCACACAGCGAACCGATTACCAATTACGGACACAACAATCAAAGTTTAGGACACCAATGGGGCGGAAACTTCAAAGAATTCATTGCCATAGCCCGTTACCATCAAGGACGCTATTTTGCGGATGCCAAACTTACCATTGGCGAGCGCGGATTAGATTTTAACAATGCTACCGATACGTTTAATTATGGTAGCGATATCTACAAAGATTATGATTTAAATCGCCCGTACGACGAAGGGGTAGCTATCGGACAAGGAAATAAAACCAAAGTATTTATTGCTGATATTCAGGCCGGTTATTTGATTAATCCGGCTACCAACATGAAATTGTTTGGTAGTTTTATTTACCGCGATTTTAATCCAACTACCGAAACGGCCACAGCTATCAAAGAAAGCACTACTTGGTTCTCTATAGGATTGCGTTGTGATATCTTTAATTGGTATTTTGATTATTAAAATTTTTTATAACCCTTCTTAATTTTTTTTAAATGAAAAATTCTATTTGGCTTCTATTCCTTTGTTGTAGTGTATTTGCTTTTTCACAAGAAAAAAAGAGCGTCAAAAGTGGCTACATAACGTTTAATAGTAACTCTATTCTGGAATTTAAAAATCTGGAAATTGCCAAAGACAGTGTGTCTTATGAAAATGATGTAACCAAATCTCAAATGAAGTTTGCCTTAGGTGGTATAAAGAAAATTGTTGACGGTAGTGGAGTAACAGTCTACGAATCGGAAAACAAAGCCGCAATCAAAAAGCTTACGGCAAAGGATGAAGAGAAAACAGTAATACTTAATAAATCAAAAGAAGAGTTGTTAGAGTACAAGTCGGCTTCCAAAATATACAAAAATGGGCAATTACTTACCGGTGAGCAGGTAGAAGGACTGTTAAAACCATCGCCTAACCTATATGATGATTACAAAAGAGGTAAAAGTGGAGCGTCGCTGGGGAGTATTTTAATTGGCGGCGGAATAGGACTCTTTATTGGCGGCGGCTTAAGTAATTTATCTCAAACTAACGGAGGTGGACCAGCGTTGCTTATAGTGGGGATTGTCACTAGTGTGGTGGGTATTCCTGTTAGGCTTGGTGGTGTTAAAAAAATAAAAGAAGCCGTAAAAGATTATAATAATCTGCCTAAAAAACAAGTTGCTTTTTTTGAAAAATCGGAGCTTAAAATGCTAATCAGCACTAATGGATTAGGGTTTCAATGGCATTTTTAGCCTACGCTTTTTAGTTCCGACATCGACCTACTGTACAGAAAATGGTTTCCAAGCGCATCCCATGACTTTTTACTGATTTCTTTGCTATCACACAAATCCTCTCGTGTGGTAAATCAATACTTGTGACCATATTTACAGACGAAAATCTGTCCCAAAAAAAATCCATTTTAAAAAATTGCGCCAAAAGTTGGTTCGAAATTTTAAACAGAAAAAAAATTGCGCCAAAAGCAGAAGTTACAGGAAAGGACAAAATAGAGACTCTCATTGTTTTTTGTTGCATCCTTTTTTTGATAACTATTTTAGTAGGTAAGGCAAGTAATTTATTTTCTGTAGGAATACGATGTTTTTTAATTGATTGTTAGAAGAGAAATTCGGAAACACTAAACGCCACTATTTTTTTGCACTATCGATGTAATGCCAAAAGAATCGCCCAAATAACAGCGTTTTTTTTTAGGTCGGCATTTTTTTTGTAGTTTTTTTCGTGAATAATAAATCATTCATTATTAGTGCTTATGCTGTTCAACGGATTTTATTTGCGTCTTAACTAAAATGAAAAAAATTTTTTTTTTAACATATTTTTCTGTGTTTAGTTTGCCCTCTCAAAAATTTAAGACTCGTTTGATTTTTTGATTTTTGAAAATAAGTAGCCCCAAGCTGCCTTTTATTTTAATTGAAATTGTTATTTAATTTAATTAACTATTATGGAAAAATTTACATGCACTTTAAAACAGTTTAAGCCAAAATCGGTTTTGCTATTTTTTGTTTTTCAGCTGTTTTTATTGACAACCATGGTACAGGCGCAAACGCAGTACAATGGATGTAATCTTGGAGGAAGTTCTTCAAGTCAGACCGGTTATTATGGCGGTTTTGAAAACGGCACAGGTAATTTTGGAACCAATGCTTCAACAGATTTGGTCATTATTGCCAGTGGTAATCTAAGTTCCGGACAAGGAAAAGTCGGAACCAATGGAAACAATGTCAGCGGAGGAGCCAGTATTGGCC
Above is a genomic segment from Flavobacterium phycosphaerae containing:
- a CDS encoding energy transducer TonB, encoding MKKIVSFLLLLFVVFSSKAQVLKEIEKVPVFPSCEGLQQHALETCFHNEVQDFVYNNFKVPDNLKQSNYKGSVIVLFEVTDSGNFKVIYVDAIDEALVAESKRVFGKLPKIKPATYNGNATYAKYTIKIAIPLQSVAEMQAQKEAEEQAEKASMEYKPNDKQLSELDNVHYKKFNNPQLESHLNIPFSHSYYAQFDDEMNQLGANNHTASKPYAYADVAKYYNLKEENQKLAKNKQGWWGRKLWNENLVEIQGDDYWFTLNPIVDLQFGKSDPSEAKYTYINTRGIQFNGGLGKELNFTTTIYESQGRFADYFNRYAESIAPDGGNPAIIPGIGIAKDFKSDAYDFPMAEANLAYTPSKFINMNLGYGKNFIGDGYRSLLLGDGASPYPYFKLNTTFWKIKYTNIYTWLKDVRPDVTVDRTYATKFAASHYLSLNVTNRWNLGFFESVIWTNKNNRGFDMSFVNPIIFYRSVEFESSARTGNAMLGLTTKFKFSNQVNFYGQFLLDEFSLSDMKAGKKSWKNKYGYQLGVKYYNAFHIKNLLLQAEYNHVRPYVYAHSEPITNYGHNNQSLGHQWGGNFKEFIAIARYHQGRYFADAKLTIGERGLDFNNATDTFNYGSDIYKDYDLNRPYDEGVAIGQGNKTKVFIADIQAGYLINPATNMKLFGSFIYRDFNPTTETATAIKESTTWFSIGLRCDIFNWYFDY
- the gcvH gene encoding glycine cleavage system protein GcvH encodes the protein MNIPSNLKYTKDHEWVSIEGDIATVGITDFAQKELGDIVYVEVETLDQTLDKDEVFGTVEAVKTVSDLFLPLSGEIIEFNDDLERTPEEVNADPYGKGWMIKVKIANTAEIDELLSSDAYKQLIGA
- the deoC gene encoding deoxyribose-phosphate aldolase, translated to MNIKQYLDSTYLKTAEQSGLSEADNTSIVKGFIQEAIDEGFKLIMIRPDKVKLAKEMITKAKSKVLIGTVISFPEGTNSLDEKLDEAFQAIEDGADELDFVCNYEAFKKGDIELVKQEIYSGTRLAFDNHKVVKWIIEVAALTDAQIIQFSALIKNVIITNFKEDCFPNVFVKSSTGFFKTENGLPNGATFPSVIMMLENASPLPVKAAGGVRTYEEAEEMIRLGVKRIGTSAAKTIANGETATGSY
- a CDS encoding VanZ family protein; translated protein: MALGWTVLIAVLCLIKFGKLPAIPVKEADKYVHFTFHFVFTLLWGNYVWLKNKSTELKLIVKVFIVSLLYGILIEFLQETLTTTRHADIYDVMANATGAATAIGFFLLLKKLKQSPQ